In one Andrena cerasifolii isolate SP2316 chromosome 2, iyAndCera1_principal, whole genome shotgun sequence genomic region, the following are encoded:
- the Dlg5 gene encoding MAGUK family member discs large 5 isoform X4: MKELEYYRGQHIPVMNQLEATSQESSALRGKYGDLVNDKQRLDREVQALQKEVSELRCQNQEVLVSDAGNSDTMNQHYLSALRKYEAVKDEYDALRKRYDDLISSHSSAVNKLELSQEEAARLKKQYDEVAQERNSAVRERNGLKQQCTAAIRQWDIALRERNEYREALAKVQQQHEEAVKEINHAMVLRMKASKDMKRLTEERNAALQEYSLIMGERDTVHKEMEKLGDDLTQAYTKITHLENQNKQFMEEKKALSYQIETLRREISSALQDRDEALKQCNELRQKFGDYSEGSNRDYKNRMELHSYNRERDNSNKDAERENNTADYTKRDKERMDNLDQANMELDKLRKTVDKLQAELEEALQEAEVSKRRRDWAFSERDKIVLERESIRTLCDRLRKERDRAVSELASALRDSDDIKKQRNEASKELKDLKEKIESGDHALRASQFTQGLTHAHDSAIDSDVSDWELFTIHLDLSRVCLDSDRDLGLTLVGGRDNPYYPNDTGVYVAQVVSGSAVDSKLRVNDCIMRVNNVDCTSVSTRIIMETLRACSVGPATLTVRRRRVTRRSLRTTQLPVGAVPHGISLELGVYISKISPGSLAAKDGNLAVGDRVLNINSKAMEGINSSHEAMAILNDTCTDVLTITTLKGIPLPSATSSETMTIDGSFSTEKQKMVNSCSQTEQERLMLKTASDDYDRRYLAANFGDRSVYKVSKSISNDKPSGISNAWDNIREKIDIVRGRKHSKDREEKKKRHRNSSPNTFEQEQDAIAELDSVIESYHKKANNGVLKRSKRRGPEKVEKNGGTWPKARGGPLIQNGTGTILHPRKTKERLPLSVLLNQPPKYESYNYNRISNPIPLTNFSNVNNRHTVYKSIVPQVEKSLPNFLKTGPLFSQKSFTPVVQFKDIPIDKKPATEFENPENRLSSTLTPSETSIDFSVKSGNTGKDVEYFSKKRAQKYTPNNESQVETLQHNRTQSQLYSGAGSSTSSTSGTRQQLTGNFSFPPYTHSHPHPHQQNSLPSRYPSPPSLPSAQSGESIGLPDARSYCFEPSYSPGPQTGFGHLHTPSVDLHYHKSRAPPIGTTYDVPAYTHGYEGGTFPRKKENQRFRIPSNPSVTSKSSVGKLSTGSIERTSERGSPMPTFHVEVLSPGTGNGNSSSGIVRGSNSNKRASMPEYCYSQPRPAPGELRRVHIDKSVEPLGIQISCLESGGVFVSTVSEHSLASQVGLQIGDQLLEVCGINMRSATYQLAANVLRQCGNSITMLVQYSPDKYNELEGSASSSSSEAGGVEGGTRSGSPTPCNSPEAPRKPAVESLESAEPERDASTSLSATRDASNTLTIMRETSNTLEPPRTIRERDIRNSASLDVRSTQDREREIRASASLDINIRKPELRSSVTLDNMRNSATLDTLRATANTLTRAQLNQAVTTLQRQNATVRSPTQEDQNRKSPPPSEPRYLFIETRKCSNLGISLVGGNGVGIFVHSVQPGCLAEEAGLRTGDRILEYNGVDLRQATAEQAALELARPADKVTLIAQYVPERYNEVKDKPGDSFYVKALFDRVGEVGDSLQLRFNKDDILYVDNTMFNGTPGHWRAWLVDQTGRRQTCGIIPSKFKVEEELLLRRSLGDLETDTTRRGSTSARRSFFRRKKHQRSSSRDSKELSHITGVNLGWYSDSGTLNEETLPASYQRVERLDYPALRPVLIIGPLSECVVTKLLQEFPGEFTRCLAEPMHCSQATLEQGLRDTLYVDYRKKGSYFECTTVQAVKDICEKNTHCILDVSIASVERLHRHQIYPIVLLIKFKSTKQIKEVKDSRYPSDKVSAKAAKEMYEQALKMESEYRQYISAVIPAGVNVAYICTQVKASVDEEQSKALWVPRGLP; encoded by the exons ATGAAAGAATTGGAATATTATCGAGGACAACATATACCAGTCATGAATCAATTGGAGGCAACATCGCAGGAGAGCTCTGCGTTGCGGGGCAAGTACGGAGACCTAGTGAATGATAAGCAACGCCTTGACCGAGAGGTTCAAGCGTTGCAGAAGGAAGTGTCCGAATTACGGTGTCAGAATCAAGAAGTTCTTGTTTCTGATGCTGGTAATAGCGACACTATGAATCAGCACTATTTATCTGCGCTTCGGAAATATGAAGCCGTTAAAGACGAGTACGATGCTCTTAGAAAACGGTACGATGATTTGATATCATCGCATTCGTCGGCCGTCAATAAG TTGGAACTATCACAAGAAGAAGCTGCCAGGTTGAAGAAACAGTACGACGAGGTTGCACAGGAACGTAACAGTGCAGTTCGTGAACGGAATGGTTTGAAACAACAATGTACTGCTGCAATTAGGCAATGGGACATCGCATTGAGGGAAAGGAATGAATATCGCGAAGCTTTGGCTAAAGTGCAGCAACAACACGAAGAAGCGGTGAAGGAAATCAATCATGCAATGGTGCTGCGTATGAAGGCTAGTAAGGATATGAAACGATTAACAGAAGAAAGGAACGCTGCGTTACAAGAATACAGTTTAATTATGGGTGAACGAGATACAGTACACAAGGAGATGGAAAAGCTTGGCGACGATCTTACGCAAGCTTACACGAAAATCACACATCTGGAAAATCAGAATAAGCAATTTATGGAAGAG AAGAAAGCTTTATCCTATCAAATTGAAACCTTGCGAAGAGAAATTTCATCTGCGTTGCAAGATCGAGACGAGGCTTTAAAGCAATGTAATGAATTACGTCAAAAGTTTGGCGATTATTCTGAAGGTTCCAACAGAGATTACAAGAATCGCATGGAACTACACTCGTATAATCGCGAACGGGATAATTCGAATAAAGACGCGGAAAGGGAGAACAACACGGCGGATTATACTAAACGGGATAAGGAACGTATGGATAACTTGGATCAAGCGAACATGGAGCTAGATAAGCTGAGGAAAACTGTAGATAAATTACAAGCGGAACTGGAAGAAGCCCTTCAAGAGGCAGAGGTgtcgaaacgaagaagagatTGGGCTTTCAGTGAGAGGGATAAAATAGTGTTAGAGAGAGAAAGTATTAGGACTTTATGTGATAGATTAAGGAAAGAACGTGACCGTGCAGTTTCAGAGTTGGCGAGTGCTTTGCGCGATTCCGACGATATTAAAAAGCAACGGAACGAGGCGTCGAAAGAGCTGAAGGATCTGAAGGAAAAGATAGAATCTGGTGATCACGCGTTAAGGGCAAGTCAATTTACACAGGGTTTAACGCATGCTCATGACTCCGCGATTGATTCTGATGTCAGTGATTGGGAACTTTTCACCATTCATTTGGATCTCAGTCGAGTTTGTTTGGATTCAGATCGTGATTTGGGGCTAACGTTGGTCGGAGGTCGTGACAATCCATATTATCCGAATGATACAGGGGTTTATGTTGCTCAAGTAGTATCGGGTAGTGCGGTCGATAGCAAATTGAGGGTGAATGACTGCATTATGCGAGTAAACAACGTCGATTGTACATCTGTTTCTACACGTATAATAATGGAGACATTACGAGCCTGCTCAGTGGGGCCAGCCACGTTGACGGTGAGAAGGCGACGCGTAACTAGAAGATCATTAAGGACAACGCAATTGCCTGTTGGTGCAGTTCCTCATGGGATATCTTTGGAACTTGGAGTGTATATTTCGAAGATATCTCCTGGCAGTTTAGCTGCCAAGGATGGCAATCTTGCCGTTGGAGATAGGGTTTTAAAT ATTAATAGCAAAGCTATGGAAGGTATTAATTCCAGTCACGAAGCGATGGCAATTTTGAACGATACGTGCACGGATGTATTAACTATTACAACCTTGAAAGGAATACCATTGCCCTCGGCGACTAGTTCCGAAACTATGACCATTGATGGTAGTTTTAGTACAGAGAAGCAAAAGATGGTGAATAGTTGTTCGCAGACGGAGCAAGAGAGATTGATGTTGAAAACAGCGTCGGACGATTACGACAGGCGGTACCTTGCGGCGAATTTTGGTGATAGAAGTGTTTACAAAGTTTCGAAGTCAATTAGTAATGACAAACCTAGTGGAATAAGCAATGCTTGGGATAATATACGCGAGAAGATTGACATAGTACGAGGACGTAAGCATAGTAAGGATcgggaagagaaaaagaaacgacaTCGTAACTCCAGCCCAAATACCTTCGAACAAGAGCAAGATGCGATAGCGGAATTGGATTCAGTGATCGAAAGCTACCACAAGAAAGCAAATAACGGGGTGTTGAAACGAAGTAAACGTCGCGGACCCGAGAAAGTTGAGAAAAATGGAGGTACGTGGCCGAAAGCCAGAGGTGGGCCTCTGATACAGAATGGTACTGGTACTATTTTACATCCTCGTAAGACAAAAGAAAGGCTGCCCTTAAGTGTCCTCCTTAATCAACCGCCCAAGTATGAAAGTTATAATTATAATCGTATTTCTAATCCTATCCCTTTAACCAATTTCTCCAATGTGAACAATCGACATACAGTTTATAAGTCCATTGTTCCACAAGTAGAAAAGTCATTACCAAATTTCCTTAAGACTGGACCATTATTTAGTCAGAAATCCTTTACTCCAGTGGTGCAGTTCAAAGATATACCGATAGATAAGAAACCGGCGACCGAATTCGAGAACCCGGAAAATAGACTCAGTTCTACGTTGACACCGTCCGAAACTAGTATCGACTTCTCCGTGAAATCGGGTAATACAGGGAAAGATGTAGAATATTTCTCGAAGAAGAGGGCGCAAAAGTATACCCCTAACAACGAGAGCCAAGTAGAGACGTTGCAGCATAATAGAACTCAATCACAGCTCTATTCTGGGGCCGGATCGTCAACTTCGTCTACCAGCGGCACGAGGCAGCAGTTAACTGgtaatttttcatttcctccCTATACACATTCGCATCCGCATCCCCATCAACAGAACTCTTTACCTTCGAGATACCCTTCTCCGCCGTCTTTGCCGTCTGCACAGTCCGGGGAGTCGATAGGACTTCCCGATGCACGATCTTATTGTTTCGAACCTTCGTATAGCCCCGGCCCGCAAACAGGATTCGGGCATTTGCACACACCCTCCGTAGATTTGCATTATCACAAATCTCGCGCTCCACCGATCGGCACCACATACGACGTACCAGCATACACGCATGGCTACGAAGGTGGAACGTTTccaagaaaaaaggaaaatcaaCGTTTTCGAATACCATCAAATCCTAGTGTGACATCAAAAAGCAGCGTGGGTAAATTGTCCACCGGCAGTATAGAAAGGACTTCAGAAAGGGGCAGCCCGATGCCAACATTCCACGTCGAAGTACTTAGTCCAGGTACCGGCAATGGAAATAGCTCTAGTGGAATTGTTAGAGGCAGCAACAGCAATAAACGGGCCAGCATGCCGGAGTATTGTTACTCACAGCCTAGGCCAGCACCTGGAGAACTTCGCAGAGTACATATAGATAAATCGGTTGAGCCGTTGGGTATCCAGATCTCTTGCTTAGAGAGCGGTGGTGTATTCGTTTCCACTGTTAGTGAGCACAGCTTAGCATCTCAAGTCGGTCTTCAAATTGGTGATCAGTTACTCGAAGTCTGCGGTATCAACATGAGGAGTGCTACTTATCAACTAGCTGCCAATGTGTTGCGTCAGTGTGGTAATTCCATTACGATGCTGGTGCAGTATAGCCCGGACA AATACAACGAATTAGAAGGATCTGCTTCCTCGAGTTCATCAGAAGCTGGTGGTGTTGAAGGGGGTACTCGTAGTGGGTCGCCAACTCCGTGCAATAGTCCCGAAGCGCCAAGGAAGCCAGCTGTCGAATCGTTGGAAAGCGCAGAACCTGAACGTGACGCTTCCACTAGCTTAAGTGCAACGCGCGATGCTTCGAATACCTTGACTATCATGCGTGAGACTTCCAACACTTTGGAACCACCTCGTACGATCAGAGAAAGGGACATTAGAAATTCTGCATCCTTAGATGTACGAAGCACGCAAGACAGGGAGCGAGAGATCAGAGCATCGGCATCTTTGGATATAAACATTAGGAAGCCGGAACTTCGTAGTTCGGTCACATTAGATAATATGCGGAATTCTGCAACTCTCGACACGTTACGTGCTACCGCTAACACACTTACACGCGCACAACTCAATCAGGCAGTGACTACGTTGCAACGACAGAATGCCACCGTAAGAAGTCCAACGCAAGAAGACCAAAATCGGAAAAGTCCACCACCGAGCGAGCCGAGGTATCTGTTTATCGAGACCAGAAAGTGCTCGAATTTGGGTATTTCGCTCGTGGGTGGTAATGGTGTTGGAATATTTGTACATTCTGTACAACCAGGCTGCCTTGCGGAAGAAGCAGGGCTGCGCACCGGCGACCGTATCCTAGAATATAACGGTGTAGATCTCAGGCAAGCAACCGCCGAACAAGCGGCTTTGGAATTGGCTAGGCCAGCGGATAAAGTAACGCTGATCGCTCAATACGTACCTGAAAGGTATAATGAAGTAAAGGATAAACCTGGCGATAGTTTTTACGTGAAAGCACTGTTCGATCGAGTGGGCGAAGTAGGAGATAGTCTACAGCTTAGGTTTAATAAGGATGATATTTTATACGTCGACAATACAATGTTCAATGGTACTCCGGGTCATTGGAGGGCTTGGTTAGTCGATCAGACCGGAAGAAGGCAGACGTGTGGAATAATTCCGAGCAAATTTAA GGTCGAAGAAGAGTTACTTTTACGGCGGTCTTTAGGCGATTTGGAAACAGATACGACTAGACGGGGTAGTACTAGCGCAAGGAGAAGCTTCTTCCGCCGAAAGAAACATCAACGCTCTTCTAGTAGGGACAGTAAAGAGTTATCTCACATAACGGGAGTAAATTTGGGTTGGTACAGTGACAGTGGGACATTGAATGAGGAAACTCTACCAGCGAGCTACCAACGAGTTGAGAGATTAGATT ATCCAGCTTTGAGGCCAGTGTTGATTATTGGGCCGCTAAGTGAATGCGTAGTGACGAAACTCCTGCAAGAATTTCCAGGAGAATTCACTAGGTGCCTCGCGGAACCGATGCATTGCTCTCAAGCGACTCTGGAACAAGGTTTGCGTGACACGCTTTATGTGGACTACAGGAAAAAAGGAAGCTATTTTGAGTGTACCACAGTGCAAGCTGTCAAGGACATCTGTGAGAAG AATACTCATTGCATTTTGGATGTATCAATTGCATCTGTTGAGCGACTCCATCGACATCAGATCTATCCTATAGTTTTGTTGATCAAGTTTAAAAGTACGAAGCAAATTAAGGAAGTAAAAGATTCCCGATATCCAAGCGATAAAGTTAGTGCTAAGGCTGCCAAGGAGATGTACGAACAAGCGTTGAAGATGGAATCTGAATATAGGCAATATATATCTG CTGTAATTCCAGCGGGAGTAAATGTAGCGTATATATGTACGCAAGTGAAAGCCTCGGTAGA